Proteins from one Bradyrhizobium roseum genomic window:
- a CDS encoding TIGR01777 family oxidoreductase: MTSLLWILIAVQVAMGVFDTFYHHELTERLAWRPSQRYELQLHSLRNMLYALLFLVLGWLEVHGILAMLIIAVLAAEVVITLMDFVEEDMSRKLPASERINHTLLAINYGAILVLLLPVLTGWAAQPTGVKLAYAGWLSLVAAAAAVGAGLCGLRDYAASRRLSRMVCTPAAGLVEKLPARQTVLVTGATGFIGSRLVAALGGAGHQVIALVRNPAKADMLPPPITLITSLDQLPDDTRIDAIVNLAGEPIGNGLWTDAKRRRIIASRVDMTGDVIALIARLEHKPAVLISGSAIGWYGLWQDQVLTESAKSHACFSHALCEAWESAARPAEAHGVRVVYLRIGLVIGTEGGFITRMLTPFEFGLGGPLGSGRQWMSWIERDDLIRLMAHVMARPEISGPVNATAPIPVTNMKFSEELGRRLGRPALFRIPDALLRRIGGDFAGELLLGGQRVLPNKALSHGFVFRHETLRSAFEAIL, from the coding sequence ATGACGTCGCTGCTTTGGATCCTGATCGCCGTTCAGGTCGCGATGGGGGTATTCGACACCTTCTATCACCATGAGCTGACCGAGCGGCTCGCCTGGCGGCCCTCGCAGCGCTATGAGCTGCAGCTCCACAGCCTGCGCAACATGCTCTATGCGCTGCTGTTCCTGGTGCTGGGCTGGCTGGAGGTGCACGGCATCCTCGCCATGCTGATCATCGCGGTGCTGGCGGCGGAAGTGGTCATCACGCTGATGGATTTCGTCGAGGAAGACATGAGCCGGAAGCTGCCGGCCAGCGAACGCATCAATCACACGCTGCTGGCGATCAACTACGGCGCCATACTGGTGTTGCTGCTGCCGGTCCTGACCGGCTGGGCCGCGCAGCCGACCGGCGTTAAACTGGCCTATGCGGGATGGCTTAGCCTGGTCGCGGCGGCGGCGGCCGTCGGCGCCGGGCTGTGCGGCCTGCGCGATTACGCGGCGTCGAGACGACTTTCGCGCATGGTCTGCACGCCCGCGGCGGGTCTCGTGGAAAAACTGCCGGCGCGGCAGACCGTGCTGGTGACCGGCGCCACCGGCTTCATCGGCAGCCGTCTCGTCGCGGCGCTGGGCGGGGCAGGGCATCAGGTCATCGCGTTGGTGCGCAATCCCGCGAAGGCCGACATGCTGCCGCCGCCGATCACGTTGATCACCAGCCTCGACCAGCTACCTGATGACACGCGGATCGACGCGATCGTCAATCTCGCCGGCGAGCCGATCGGCAACGGGCTATGGACCGACGCCAAGCGCCGCAGGATCATCGCTTCCCGCGTCGACATGACCGGCGATGTCATAGCCCTGATCGCACGGCTCGAACACAAACCGGCGGTTCTGATCTCGGGCTCCGCGATCGGCTGGTACGGGCTGTGGCAGGACCAGGTGCTGACGGAGTCGGCCAAATCCCATGCCTGCTTCAGCCACGCGCTTTGCGAGGCCTGGGAAAGCGCGGCGCGTCCGGCGGAGGCGCACGGCGTGCGCGTGGTGTACCTGCGGATCGGGCTTGTGATCGGCACCGAGGGCGGCTTCATCACGCGGATGCTGACGCCGTTCGAGTTCGGCCTCGGCGGGCCGCTCGGCTCGGGCCGGCAGTGGATGTCGTGGATCGAGCGCGACGATCTGATCCGACTGATGGCCCATGTGATGGCGCGCCCGGAGATTTCGGGGCCCGTCAACGCGACGGCGCCGATCCCGGTGACGAATATGAAATTCAGCGAAGAGCTCGGCCGCCGGCTGGGCCGGCCGGCGCTGTTCCGGATTCCCGATGCGCTGCTGCGCCGGATCGGCGGCGATTTCGCCGGCGAATTGCTGCTGGGCGGCCAGCGCGTGCTGCCGAACAAGGCGCTCAGCCACGGCTTTGTGTTCCGCCACGAAACGCTGCGCAGCGCATTCGAGGCGATCCTGTGA
- a CDS encoding acylphosphatase, whose product MSEAIRHVTVNGRVQGVGYRYFVEREAQSRDIEGWVRNRRDGSVEAVFAGPVEAVTAVIAACRRGPSPARVEALRDEPANPDMLKLRDAGERFSVLQTV is encoded by the coding sequence ATGAGCGAGGCCATCCGCCACGTCACGGTCAACGGGCGGGTGCAGGGGGTCGGCTATCGCTACTTCGTGGAGCGCGAGGCGCAGTCCCGGGACATCGAAGGCTGGGTGCGCAATCGCCGGGATGGCAGCGTCGAGGCGGTGTTCGCCGGCCCCGTGGAGGCCGTGACGGCCGTAATCGCGGCATGCCGGCGCGGGCCGTCACCGGCGCGGGTGGAGGCGCTGCGGGACGAACCGGCCAATCCCGACATGCTGAAGCTGCGGGATGCAGGCGAGCGGTTCTCGGTGCTGCAGACGGTCTGA
- a CDS encoding diguanylate cyclase yields the protein MPDPQLREPDGPLRRVSPAVVVVAFALVMTACVLGVVAWKALDAKKNTLARGQTDTMNLAHSLAEHATHAIQSADIAMAGMVELLKYRDPVPERFNRYLTETVNSLPQLREIGVLDVHGKWLYSSLPPPPLQNDPDRAYFSYHRDTPGRALRINEPLQSRLAGRSTIILSKRIDRQDGSFGGVLTATIDSDYFNRFYRKFQFGPDSSISLLRDDGVVLIRWPASERSTNLASTDLFSKHLKNSAVGYYKTTSPFDGIEKYIGYERARHFPAVVTVAIPEAWVLSDWQKTLRTDVLVSAALLFMILLLAAVLFSQFRFRMRTELALREREAHYRLLANNIADIIILIDARGVLRYVSQSVEPVLGQRPEDMLGKSCFEMIHPDDQESVRSATAQLSGIDTVSTVVFRTWRADGTPVWVESNFKLAALPVKPAQAEFLCVIRDVTERKRMEDELNQLNRRLTQLAATDGLTGLTNRRAFDDFLLRQYECCDEISVLLLDIDGFKGYNDTHGHQAGDRCLRAVAKVIGDATLNTSGLSARYGGEEFAVVLPDTGEGDALKVAEAIRLAVRALGIANPISSRGYITVSAGVAARTDATRDDSALVGDADSALYEAKRLGRNRSVVASSLALRHVASESIQPDGESALAGRLAPT from the coding sequence ATGCCCGATCCTCAGCTTCGAGAACCCGACGGACCGCTCCGCCGCGTATCGCCGGCGGTGGTCGTCGTCGCATTTGCGCTCGTCATGACGGCGTGCGTGCTGGGCGTCGTGGCCTGGAAGGCGCTCGACGCCAAGAAGAACACGCTCGCGCGCGGCCAGACCGACACCATGAACCTCGCGCACTCGCTGGCCGAGCACGCGACCCACGCCATTCAATCAGCCGACATCGCGATGGCTGGGATGGTCGAATTGCTGAAATATCGCGACCCGGTCCCTGAGCGGTTCAACCGGTACCTGACGGAGACAGTCAATTCGCTGCCGCAGCTGCGCGAGATCGGCGTGCTCGATGTCCACGGCAAATGGCTGTACTCGTCGTTGCCGCCCCCCCCGCTGCAAAACGATCCCGACCGGGCCTATTTCAGCTATCATCGCGACACACCGGGACGTGCGCTTCGCATCAACGAACCATTGCAGTCGCGTCTGGCCGGACGCTCCACCATCATCCTGTCGAAGCGTATCGACCGCCAGGACGGCAGCTTCGGCGGCGTCCTCACCGCCACGATCGACAGCGACTACTTCAACCGGTTCTACCGGAAGTTCCAGTTCGGCCCCGACAGCAGCATCAGTCTGCTGCGGGACGACGGTGTCGTTCTGATCCGCTGGCCGGCGTCGGAGAGAAGCACGAACCTTGCATCGACCGACCTGTTTTCCAAGCACCTGAAAAACAGTGCGGTCGGGTATTACAAGACCACCTCTCCTTTCGACGGTATCGAGAAATATATCGGTTACGAGAGAGCGAGGCATTTTCCCGCGGTCGTCACCGTGGCGATTCCGGAAGCGTGGGTGCTGTCCGATTGGCAGAAAACGTTGCGCACCGACGTGCTCGTCTCTGCCGCTCTGCTATTCATGATCCTGCTGCTCGCCGCCGTACTGTTCTCGCAGTTCCGTTTCCGCATGAGAACCGAACTCGCGCTGCGTGAGCGCGAGGCGCACTACCGCTTGCTCGCCAACAACATCGCCGACATCATCATCCTGATCGATGCCCGCGGCGTACTCCGCTACGTCTCGCAATCCGTCGAGCCCGTGCTGGGACAGCGTCCGGAGGATATGCTGGGCAAGTCGTGCTTCGAAATGATCCATCCCGACGACCAGGAAAGCGTCAGGTCAGCGACGGCGCAACTGAGCGGGATCGACACCGTCAGCACGGTGGTATTTCGGACCTGGCGTGCCGACGGAACGCCGGTCTGGGTCGAAAGCAACTTCAAGCTGGCGGCATTGCCGGTCAAACCGGCGCAGGCTGAGTTCCTGTGCGTCATCCGCGACGTCACCGAACGCAAGCGGATGGAGGATGAGTTGAACCAGCTCAACCGCCGTCTCACCCAGCTTGCGGCCACCGACGGCCTGACCGGGCTGACCAACCGCCGCGCCTTCGACGATTTCCTGCTGCGGCAATACGAATGCTGCGACGAGATTTCGGTGCTGCTGCTCGATATCGACGGTTTCAAGGGTTACAACGATACCCATGGGCATCAGGCGGGCGATCGCTGCCTGCGCGCGGTGGCGAAAGTGATCGGGGACGCGACCCTGAACACATCCGGCCTGTCCGCGCGCTATGGCGGCGAGGAATTCGCAGTCGTGCTGCCGGACACCGGCGAGGGTGACGCCTTGAAGGTTGCCGAGGCGATCCGGCTGGCGGTTCGGGCGCTGGGTATTGCCAACCCGATCAGCAGCCGCGGATACATTACGGTCAGCGCCGGCGTCGCCGCCAGGACCGACGCGACACGCGACGACTCCGCGTTGGTGGGAGACGCCGACTCCGCGCTCTACGAAGCCAAGCGTCTCGGTCGCAACCGCAGCGTCGTGGCTTCCTCGCTCGCCCTGCGACATGTCGCAAGCGAATCCATCCAGCCTGACGGCGAGTCCGCGCTGGCCGGACGGCTGGCCCCGACCTGA
- a CDS encoding DUF4166 domain-containing protein: MASTRLPRLPATSAANTILLDDRRFHNLLPDEAWGRLPLAIWRRFSKRFADGETVVYVGTVEEANFSRAGWWLAQLARIIGGPLPTGAETGVPMIVTVTEDAASGGQIWTRICARSSGFPQVIHSAKRFAGPTGLEEYVGHGVSMALTISVEHEALVFRSAGYALQIGPLRLPLPDRFTPGDLTVTHSDLGGGLFRFTLEIVHPRFGQLLRQSAVFRESSS, from the coding sequence ATGGCGTCCACCAGACTACCAAGGCTTCCCGCAACGTCCGCCGCGAACACCATCCTGCTCGACGATCGCCGCTTCCATAATCTGTTGCCCGACGAGGCCTGGGGCCGCCTGCCGCTGGCGATCTGGCGGCGTTTTTCCAAGCGCTTTGCCGATGGCGAGACCGTCGTCTATGTCGGCACGGTGGAGGAGGCGAATTTCAGCCGCGCCGGCTGGTGGCTGGCGCAGCTGGCGCGCATCATTGGCGGGCCGCTGCCGACCGGCGCCGAGACCGGCGTGCCGATGATCGTGACGGTAACCGAGGATGCGGCGAGCGGCGGCCAGATCTGGACCCGCATCTGCGCGCGCAGCAGCGGCTTTCCGCAAGTGATCCATTCCGCAAAACGCTTCGCCGGGCCGACCGGGCTCGAGGAATATGTCGGCCACGGCGTCAGCATGGCGCTGACCATCTCGGTCGAGCACGAGGCGCTGGTGTTTCGCAGCGCCGGCTATGCGTTGCAGATCGGGCCGCTGCGATTGCCGCTGCCTGATCGTTTCACGCCCGGCGATCTCACCGTGACGCATTCCGATCTCGGCGGCGGCCTGTTCCGTTTTACGCTGGAGATCGTGCATCCGCGCTTCGGCCAACTCCTTCGTCAATCTGCGGTGTTCCGGGAGTCTTCATCATGA
- a CDS encoding isocitrate lyase/PEP mutase family protein: protein MAFRQRREKLRSILNGAACIRPGSVYDATSIRIAEDLGFELGMFGGSVASLAVLGDPDIALITLTELAEQMRRMSRAAALPVLVDADHGYGNALNVRRTVQELEAAGAAGLTIEDTLLPQAFGQSGMQLIPMEEGVGKMKAAIDGRSDPSLVVIGRTGAASVTGLDDAIVRAKAYEAAGVDALFFTGIQNRGELEAISAATALPIVLGGAPEDMAAPDYLAGRRVRVALQGHAPFAAATQAVFETLKALREGASPKSLKGLPSSELTGRAMREADAKARSSEFLGLKKP from the coding sequence ATGGCTTTTCGTCAGCGCCGCGAAAAACTGCGGTCCATCCTCAACGGCGCGGCCTGCATCCGGCCGGGCTCGGTCTATGACGCCACCTCGATCCGGATTGCCGAAGACCTCGGCTTCGAGCTCGGCATGTTCGGCGGCTCGGTGGCTTCACTGGCCGTTCTCGGCGATCCCGACATTGCGCTGATCACGCTCACTGAACTGGCCGAGCAGATGCGCCGGATGTCGCGCGCCGCGGCGCTGCCGGTGCTGGTCGATGCCGATCACGGCTACGGCAACGCCCTCAATGTCCGCCGCACGGTGCAGGAACTCGAAGCGGCCGGTGCCGCCGGCCTGACGATCGAGGATACGCTGCTGCCGCAGGCGTTCGGGCAGAGCGGGATGCAATTGATCCCCATGGAGGAGGGCGTCGGCAAGATGAAAGCGGCAATCGACGGCCGCAGCGACCCATCGCTGGTCGTCATCGGCCGCACCGGTGCGGCATCCGTCACCGGTCTTGACGATGCCATTGTACGGGCCAAAGCGTATGAGGCTGCCGGCGTCGATGCGCTGTTCTTCACGGGCATCCAGAACCGCGGCGAACTGGAGGCGATCTCGGCCGCCACCGCATTGCCGATCGTGCTCGGCGGTGCGCCGGAGGACATGGCCGCGCCCGACTATCTCGCGGGGCGGCGGGTGCGGGTCGCGCTGCAGGGCCACGCGCCGTTCGCTGCTGCGACACAGGCCGTCTTTGAAACGCTGAAGGCGCTGCGCGAAGGCGCTTCGCCAAAGAGCTTGAAAGGCCTGCCGTCGTCCGAACTGACCGGCCGGGCGATGCGCGAGGCCGACGCGAAAGCGCGCAGCAGCGAATTCCTCGGATTGAAGAAGCCATGA
- a CDS encoding GbsR/MarR family transcriptional regulator, whose protein sequence is MTEITEKKKLPPVVERFILHWGDMGDEWGVNRSVSQIHGLLYLAEAPMTAEDIAETLGMARSNVSNSIKELLAWNLIRRVPILGDRRDHFEAETDIWEVAARIAAGRKAREIDPAVDALRACVSDAADDPTISPVASKRLKEMLAFTELVDRWYTQMLNVPRPRLVALIRLGEKIVSFLPAGKNK, encoded by the coding sequence ATGACAGAAATAACCGAAAAGAAAAAGCTCCCGCCCGTCGTCGAGCGCTTCATCCTGCACTGGGGCGACATGGGTGACGAGTGGGGTGTCAACCGCTCGGTCAGCCAGATCCACGGCCTGCTGTATCTCGCCGAGGCGCCGATGACCGCGGAAGACATCGCCGAAACGCTCGGCATGGCGCGGTCCAACGTCTCCAACTCGATCAAGGAATTGCTGGCCTGGAACCTGATCAGACGGGTGCCGATCCTCGGCGACCGCCGCGATCATTTCGAGGCCGAAACCGACATCTGGGAAGTGGCGGCGCGGATCGCCGCCGGTCGCAAGGCGCGCGAGATCGATCCCGCGGTCGACGCGCTGCGCGCCTGCGTCTCCGACGCGGCTGACGATCCGACCATCAGCCCGGTCGCCAGCAAGCGGCTGAAGGAGATGCTGGCTTTCACCGAGCTGGTCGACCGCTGGTACACGCAGATGCTGAACGTGCCGCGGCCGCGGCTGGTCGCGCTGATCAGGCTCGGCGAGAAGATCGTCAGCTTCCTGCCGGCGGGGAAAAACAAATAG